TATTTGAATACCTACCGGTATGGTACCATACGTGTTCgacaatacagtgtcacatatctctctttaaaaaaaaaacaatgttcataaaaaaaaaatattcgtcgATGTTTGAACCCCAGCCGATAGCACTCAAAACGGAGCATTACCCGTTGCGCCACTACATGACTGAAAAGTTCagttcagataatatttatttagataataatgaatgaatatatacaaaatagaaaaaagatattaaagtgaacatagataaagcagtaattggtagtcattattatcatggatcccttctagaagttaaaaacttgtctcatagggacccacaacaaaacacattactaaaaaaatgaaaataacctagaatataaaattatataatttaggataaaaaattacagtataataacataactaacatcttctttataaaaattgtttaaattatatttcaatagtttcatgataattataaatgaaataactaccgatattggtaaatgaaaaaaaaaaaaatatgtatacataaattataattccagtatatatagtatatactatatatacattatatatagtatagattaaagattgcaataataaacaacaactaatattttgtgtaagacataaatagtatacgagtataaataatgataataagcatattaactaagcagtataatatttagatatataatgattctttaacttttttcggaaagtaaataatgatattgacgttttgatatttggtgggatatgattccacaaattaggacctgatatagttataaaaaatttagttttagtaagtctagcaaaaggaatgtttaaatgagaagttcttaaattgtaattgtgaaatTTGGTACGTTTACAGAGCATATCAATCATAGAAATAGgaagttggtttttaaaataattaaacataaaagctgataatattctatttatacgtgtattacgtaattgatCATTACGTAATAAATATCCTATTAAACTTGCTAAAACAAATatgatcagttagctcagtcgtctGAGCGGCGTGTtaacaacacgtatgtcgtgggttcaaTTCCCACGCtcgtcggtggaatagagttaaggctatgcgagccactgtgtttggggttcacagatcatacgtccccctttccaccacacatcatgaggcgacaacatcaatgcatctggttaTGTGGTGGAAAtgaccccaaaaggctgtggcagggccttagtgctgaggcagggagagcacatttaccatctttttttttttttttggctttcgcAAACTGCTTTGGtggtttaaattttatgtttagcgccctcaatttattttaatgtaaaaaaaggggaattaattctcttcgttatgtgtttagaagagaattaattttatctcatcgtagtttggtatgccgtgcgtttgttatgcaaatgagtgtgCACATGTGctgtgggaaagatggtattgttagtaatTCGCGATAAACACACAACactgttcaatttttattttgttaatcttttaggcctacattagaaTTGTAATTCTACCGTTACACATTATAGTGTACTTTTAAATATCCgtttcatgcaagatattgtattgtaggcctacaaatacattgtgaataaaagtttatggcagaataaataaataaataaatatgttttaagcaGATCTTCAAAATTGAAGCATATATGAAGTCGAGATTTTTTAAAACCCAACCTAAaattcgcatctggatagttgaaattgaacattataattatcaaaggTGATATGATAAATCtaattgttttctaaattatacaaatattaaaattagtaagtAGGCTTTTGTGTGCTAGCTCTGtttgtatttcataattttgttttgttgaattacCGTCACGGCCGCGTGCATTGCATGTCTCACACTTGGGAAACAATCACCATTGTATGGCTGGTCCTGAAGACTTTTATATTTCGTTTCATAATTTCCGGGGACTAGCTTTCATTCTTAGCtctgccccaaccatggtgagcTTAACTGgagatttaatatttaatttcatatttcaataaatatttttttcaaaattgtctttgctcagcCCCAATCATGGTGGGGTAGTGAAGACTCTTATATATAATGTttcaaaatactgtagtataggTGTCATTTCTGAGGACCTTGTagttattttaaacagtttggtatgccttcgttgttatgcaaatgagtttttgCAGGTGTAATGGagaagatggtattgttagtcctACGCGGCGGTGAACACgccacaaaattaaatttaaaagtttagaaattcaaatcatgtaaagatacaattttccgggcgggaatCTAGAAACTCCCTTCATTTAGTTTACCaaagtaatcttgaaaagaaCCCCATGTGGAAAAGAAGCTTATCCCTTGAAAAGAAGCCACCGTACCTAAGAGTACTAAAAGATGAGGAATATTCGAGGTGTTATGGTGTccatttaatgaaaaaaattaatgcCATACACTTTTGTTTATGATTTAAGGTCCACTTGCCTAGGCCTGACATTTTTAAACCTCCAAATATCTCTCTTtccaaaaaaaaaccaatattcattaaaaaaaaatatctgtaGAGGTTCGGACCCCAGCTAATaccactcaaaactgagcattacccatTGTACCACAAACTGAAacatgactgaacagctgataattgtctatttatacgtgtattacgtaattcatcattacatcataaatatcctattaaccttgataaaaccaaaatgatcagttcgctcagtcgcctgagcgtcgtgttgacaACATGTAtttcgtgggttcgattcccacggtGGGCgatggaatagagttaaaggtatgcgaccactgtgtttggggttcatagaattatacgtccccctttccaccacacatcttgAGAAGGCCTAGCAATGCATCTGGTAatgatgtggtggaaacgaaCCCAAGGCTGctgcagggccttagtgctgaggcaagGAGAGCACAatttttactctttttttttttggctttcgctacatgtatttgatctcgtaaattttatgtttagcggcctcaattttgtaaaaaaagaattaattatCTTCTTATCTTCGTTACGCGTTACGTGTTGAGAAGAGAATGTATCTCTCATcatagtttggtatgccgtgccgTTCGTTGTTAtacaaatgagtttgtgcaggtgtagtgggaaagatggtattgttagtcatatatatatatatatatatggctctgtaaTAGATCAGAGCAAAGAACTTAagaatatacaacaaataacattaatgtacgatccagtttaacactgttctcaactatagtcattttggtatacttgagcacagtgataacgAATagaataaacttaacaatataaatataggcctatattgatataattgacTTCGAAAAGTTAAATAACACTGatttgtaaatgaatatgatgtggacaagtacatttattgatgagtatattgataaatcgactttaaaagtgaaataacactaacatttgtagatgaatataaCGTGGACACATGTTGATGAGTattttgatataaatcgacttttaaaagtgaaataacactattgATTGTAGATGAATAAGgcgtgaattgcacgtacatgttgatgagtatattaatataaatcgacttttaaaagtgaaataaaacTATCTTGTCCAAACACCTTCACTTAGGGACATATTGAGGGATAGGCAAAGCAAAGGGGAAAAAGACTTGGTAATTAGAAGGGGGAAAATAACTCGGTTTCGTTCCCAAAGCACTACCCAATCGGAAGAGAACACTGCCTAACAATGTAAGTTCTACGCAGTCAGAAGatgttaatgatttttttaatgtgtttcATACAAATTGTGATTCCCTTCTAAATAAGAAGAATGAGCTTCTGTTGCGTTTATCTTCAGAGAAAGTTGATATCATTGCTTTGACTGAGATTCTACCAAAGAAGTACTTTTTTGAATTGTCTATAGAAGAGTTTCATATCCCTGGTTTTCAGATGTTTTTGCCAAATGAAAAGCTTTCATCTGGTAGAGGAGTTGTTATTTATGTTCGAAATGGGATGTCTGCCACTCCTGTTTTGTTTAAAGATAATTTGTTTGAGGAATCCATGTTTGTTGAGATTAGAGTCAAAGATCGCACCTTTTTAATTGGATGTGTGTATAGAAGTGACGCCGGATCTAGTGTCAATAATTCTGCTTTGTGTTCTCTGTTTAGAAAAGTAGCATCCTTTTCTTGTTCTGATTTTATTATAGTTGGAGATTTCAATTATAGGAGTATTAATTGGGAGCTAGGATATGTGACTGGTGAAGATGGTAAAAACAGTCAAAAATGTTTCGACACCATTAATGACTTATTTTTAGCTCAGCATGTACGAGACCCAACCCGTTACAGAATAGGAGAACAGGCCAATGTTCTGGACCTGGTACTTACATCTAATGAGGATTCTATTAGTGAGGTCCTTCAAGCTCCACCATTAGGTAAGAGTGATCATATGGTACTTCGATTTAAAATTCCAGTTAATTTAATCAAAGATGAGGTGGTAGAGGTCAGAAATTATTTCCATGTTGATTATGATAAGTTTCGTGGTTTTCTTAATGGTGTCGATTGGGACACTGAGTTATTGGATAAGGACGGGTTACACTCGCACGGTTCTTTTGATGAGACTTATCTAGAGGTATGGAACAGTTTGTTCCAAAGTGTAAGAAACACTTGTCCGGAAATTTTAAGAGACCTTTGTGGTTTACTAAGGATTAAACAGAAGAATAAATGCTGGAAACAGTATATCAAAGTAAAACGTAAAGGGCATGACTGTGCTAGTGTCAAATGGAACACGTTTATTAGAGTAAGGAATGATACTGTCAATTTGATTAAGAGTTCTAAAAGCATCTTCGAAAATAAGATTGCAAATGAGGTTAAAGTCAATGAAAAGTCTTTTTGGCGCTATGTAAATTCTCAGTTAAACACCAGATCTGGTATTCCTACTCTTAGAAATTTTGAAGGTAAACTTGTTGTAGATAACCAAGATAAAGCCGAgtcttttaattctttttttagcAATGTCTTTTG
This genomic stretch from Antedon mediterranea chromosome 11, ecAntMedi1.1, whole genome shotgun sequence harbors:
- the LOC140061994 gene encoding uncharacterized protein is translated as MFLPNEKLSSGRGVVIYVRNGMSATPVLFKDNLFEESMFVEIRVKDRTFLIGCVYRSDAGSSVNNSALCSLFRKVASFSCSDFIIVGDFNYRSINWELGYVTGEDGKNSQKCFDTINDLFLAQHVRDPTRYRIGEQANVLDLVLTSNEDSISEVLQAPPLGKSDHMVLRFKIPVNLIKDEVVEVRNYFHVDYDKFRGFLNGVDWDTELLDKDGLHSHGSFDETYLEVWNSLFQSVRNTCPEILRDLCGLLRIKQKNKCWKQYIKVKRKGHDCASVKWNTFIRVRNDTVNLIKSSKSIFENKIANEVKVNEKSFWRYVNSQLNTRSGIPTLRNFEGKLVVDNQDKAESFNSFFSNVFCKENQGRVNSSLGEPIQCSES